Proteins found in one Microbacterium sp. LWS13-1.2 genomic segment:
- a CDS encoding TlyA family RNA methyltransferase has product MTGRLDAALAARGLARSRTHAATLISEGLVTVDGRAVVKPSTPVGDDSRIEVAGADHYVSRAAHKLIAGLDAFDVDVRGRVALDMGASTGGFTQVLRERGAEPVIAVDVGHGQLAASVAGDPGVVSIEGFNVRHMTPESLAEASGMAPAPSVITGDLSFISLSHVLPAATAVAASDADLVLLVKPQFEVGRTAVKGGLVTNPVLRADAVARVLWSAWDTGLGTCGIVSSPIAGTHGNSEFIVHLAPGRGSNPTEWLSTVNRLAGSR; this is encoded by the coding sequence ATGACGGGCCGGCTCGACGCCGCCCTGGCCGCCCGCGGTCTTGCGCGCTCGCGCACTCACGCCGCGACGCTCATCTCGGAAGGCCTCGTCACCGTCGACGGCCGCGCCGTGGTGAAGCCCTCGACGCCGGTGGGCGACGACAGCCGGATCGAGGTCGCCGGCGCCGATCACTACGTCAGCCGCGCGGCGCACAAGCTGATCGCCGGACTCGACGCGTTCGACGTCGACGTCCGCGGCCGTGTGGCGCTGGACATGGGCGCTTCCACCGGCGGGTTCACCCAAGTGCTCCGCGAACGCGGCGCCGAGCCCGTGATCGCGGTGGATGTCGGACACGGGCAGCTCGCCGCGTCCGTCGCCGGCGACCCCGGCGTCGTCTCGATCGAAGGATTCAACGTCCGCCACATGACTCCGGAATCGCTCGCCGAGGCGAGCGGTATGGCGCCGGCACCGTCGGTCATCACCGGCGACCTGTCGTTCATCTCGCTGTCCCACGTGCTGCCGGCGGCGACGGCTGTGGCGGCATCCGATGCCGATCTGGTACTCCTCGTGAAACCTCAGTTCGAGGTGGGGCGCACCGCGGTGAAGGGCGGCCTCGTCACCAACCCGGTGCTGCGCGCCGACGCCGTCGCGCGCGTGCTCTGGTCGGCGTGGGACACGGGACTCGGCACGTGCGGCATCGTCTCCTCCCCGATCGCGGGCACGCACGGCAATTCCGAGTTCATCGTCCACCTCGCGCCGGGCCGGGGGAGCAATCCGACAGAATGGTTGAGCACCGTGAACCGACTGGCGGGGAGCCGATGA
- a CDS encoding HAD-IIA family hydrolase codes for MALFGRRAATPAPLDGVDVVLADLDGVVYAGAGALPYAVESLNRARDGRSLAYITNNAARTDASVAAHLSELGLQTAPRDVVTSPQAAMRLLAERIAPGSTVLVVGGDGLVVEVEKAGFVVTRSADDAPAAVVQGFAPEVGWTQLAEAAFALKTPEEEGGIPWVATNTDWTIPQSRGIAPGNGTLVSAVHTAVGRLATVAGKPETPIFQEAVARFEARHPLFLGDRLDTDILGANRAGIGSALVLTGVDRPKHVLAAPESSRPTYILGDLRELHEPYPEVQVKDGVATVRDARVAIDGADIRILSEGDRAIDLVRAGAAAIWSTGRAIFGFRVPERLYADPFHRP; via the coding sequence ATGGCGCTCTTCGGGAGGCGGGCGGCGACGCCCGCCCCGCTCGACGGTGTCGACGTCGTGCTCGCCGATCTCGACGGAGTCGTGTACGCCGGCGCGGGAGCGCTGCCGTACGCGGTCGAGAGTCTGAATCGCGCCCGGGACGGCCGATCCCTGGCCTACATCACGAACAACGCGGCGCGCACCGACGCGTCGGTGGCGGCGCACTTGAGCGAGCTCGGTCTGCAGACCGCCCCGCGGGATGTCGTCACCAGCCCGCAGGCCGCGATGCGATTGCTCGCAGAGAGGATCGCGCCCGGATCGACCGTGCTCGTCGTGGGCGGAGATGGTCTCGTGGTCGAGGTCGAGAAGGCCGGCTTCGTCGTGACACGGAGCGCCGACGACGCCCCGGCGGCCGTCGTGCAAGGGTTCGCCCCCGAGGTCGGGTGGACACAGCTCGCCGAAGCGGCGTTCGCCCTGAAGACTCCCGAGGAGGAGGGCGGGATCCCCTGGGTCGCCACCAACACCGACTGGACGATCCCGCAGTCACGCGGCATCGCTCCCGGCAACGGCACGCTCGTGTCCGCGGTGCACACAGCGGTGGGCCGGCTCGCCACCGTGGCCGGCAAGCCCGAGACGCCCATTTTCCAGGAGGCTGTGGCGCGGTTCGAGGCGCGGCATCCGCTGTTTCTGGGCGACCGCTTGGACACCGACATCCTCGGCGCGAATCGTGCGGGCATCGGGTCGGCGCTCGTGCTGACGGGTGTGGACAGACCCAAGCACGTGCTGGCGGCGCCGGAGAGTTCGCGGCCGACCTACATCCTCGGCGATCTTCGCGAACTTCATGAGCCGTACCCCGAGGTGCAGGTGAAGGACGGGGTCGCCACCGTGCGCGACGCGCGCGTCGCGATCGACGGTGCCGACATCCGCATTCTGAGCGAGGGGGACCGCGCGATCGACCTGGTGCGAGCGGGCGCCGCTGCCATCTGGTCGACAGGCCGTGCGATCTTCGGCTTCCGCGTGCCCGAGCGGCTGTACGCCGACCCGTTCCACCGGCCCTGA